The Acetivibrio saccincola genome window below encodes:
- the noc gene encoding nucleoid occlusion protein produces MLENRLRIARQENKSKSKSITYLPIECIRPNPYQPRKQFNKIPLEELCESIKQYGVIQPISVRKISGNMYELVAGERRLRASTMAGLKEIPAIIVDVNDNESAVMALIENLQREDLNYMEEAEGYNNLINDHGFTQEELARKIGKSQSTIANKIRLLKLPPLVKKILHDNNLTERHARALLKLHDEQLQLKVLKHVCEKGLNVKKTEDLVERAIEKYTRKQNEKKNKPQLTKAIKDIRIFVNTIKQAIELMRKSGVEAKAAQFDRGTYYEFIVRVPK; encoded by the coding sequence ATGTTAGAAAACAGACTAAGAATAGCAAGACAGGAAAACAAGAGTAAATCAAAAAGTATTACTTATTTACCCATTGAGTGTATCAGACCAAATCCATATCAGCCGAGGAAGCAGTTTAATAAAATCCCTTTAGAAGAATTGTGTGAATCAATAAAACAGTATGGAGTTATCCAACCTATAAGTGTCAGAAAAATATCAGGTAATATGTATGAGCTTGTTGCAGGTGAAAGAAGACTTAGAGCTTCCACCATGGCAGGATTAAAAGAAATACCGGCTATAATTGTGGATGTTAATGACAATGAATCTGCAGTTATGGCTTTAATTGAAAACCTTCAAAGGGAAGATTTAAATTACATGGAGGAAGCGGAAGGATACAACAATCTGATTAACGACCATGGGTTTACCCAGGAGGAGCTTGCCCGAAAAATTGGAAAAAGCCAATCAACCATAGCAAACAAAATAAGGCTATTAAAACTTCCACCCCTTGTAAAGAAAATCCTTCATGATAACAATTTAACTGAAAGACATGCAAGAGCACTTTTAAAACTCCATGATGAACAGCTTCAGTTAAAAGTTTTAAAGCATGTATGTGAAAAGGGGTTAAATGTTAAAAAGACAGAAGACCTGGTGGAAAGGGCAATTGAAAAATACACCAGAAAGCAAAATGAAAAGAAAAACAAACCTCAGCTCACTAAAGCCATAAAGGATATAAGAATATTTGTAAATACAATAAAACAAGCTATAGAGCTTATGAGAAAATCAGGAGTAGAGGCAAAGGCAGCCCAGTTTGACAGAGGCACCTATTATGAGTTTATTGTAAGAGTACCAAAATAA